The DNA sequence GGAACAAGCTCAGTAAGATTTTGCAGGTTAATCCTTCTTATTTTTTGTCGGAATATGAGATTGTTGAGACCTATGTTCAACTCAATAAGGGAAACAAAAAGAAGACTGTAGACTTTGCCAATCGCCTTTTAGCTGAACAAGGCAAAATAAGATCTGAGTCTGGACGGCAGCTCTTTGCTTACAAGGTCTACGAACGTCTGTCAGCTGGTACGGGTTATACCTACTTTAATGATGGTAATTATGATGAAGTCTTCTATGATGAAAAGATTGACCACGACTTTGCTTCTTGGGTCTTTGGGGATTCCATGGAGCCAACTTACCTCAATGGTGAAGTGGTTCTGATTAAGCAGACCGGTTTTGATTATGATGGGGCTGTTTATGCGGTTGATTGGGATGGTCAGACCTACATTAAGCGGGTTTATCGCGAGCCAAATGGTCTTCGCCTAGTCTCTATCAATCAGCAGTATGCGGATAAATTCGCTCCTTACGACGAGAATCCTAGGATTGTTGGTAAAATTGTTGGTAACTTCATACCGATTGATGCTAGTGCTTGAGGATAAAAAAGTAAGACTCCTAGAGATTCTTCTGAATCAACTCTGGGAGTCTTTTATAGTTCCATTTGACTGGGTCCAATTTAATCGTAAGGGAGTAAGAGTTTAGACTGGGCTAAATCTACAGTCAGCTGGTAATCGCTATTATCGCGAATAGTATGTTCAAAATCAGTTGTGTAAAGAACCAGACGGATCTGATCTCCTTTGGCTAGGCGGTAGATGCTGGGTTGTAGGTCTAACTGAATGGTCAGCCATTGATTAGCTTGGACTTCCTTAATGGATAGCAGATCCTGACGGTTTTGGAGGTTGAGCACGGCTTTGCTGATAACCCGATATGGTGTTTGGACGAAAGGAAGTTCCATGCAATTTTCGCGAGCATAATTGCGACCGTTATCAATACCTCGGATTTCCTTGATGGTCGGGACATCTTTGTAACGCTTCTTGGGACCAAAATCTAGGATTTGAGCGGATAGGATTCCCCTGTTTACTGAGGATCTGATTTTCAGATCCAGACGTGGGCGACCATTGAGCAGGAGGTCTTTACCTAAGGTCAAATCGAGAGTAACTTGGTTAGCCTTGCCCTCAAAGAGTTGAGCCTTGAACGTATTGAAATCCTTGGCGTAG is a window from the Streptococcus criceti HS-6 genome containing:
- a CDS encoding LexA family transcriptional regulator, whose product is MFSAEKLKNRRKELGMSQADVARQLGISRPSYFNWENGKTKPNQKNWNKLSKILQVNPSYFLSEYEIVETYVQLNKGNKKKTVDFANRLLAEQGKIRSESGRQLFAYKVYERLSAGTGYTYFNDGNYDEVFYDEKIDHDFASWVFGDSMEPTYLNGEVVLIKQTGFDYDGAVYAVDWDGQTYIKRVYREPNGLRLVSINQQYADKFAPYDENPRIVGKIVGNFIPIDASA